A stretch of the Amycolatopsis sp. BJA-103 genome encodes the following:
- a CDS encoding GlxA family transcriptional regulator, translating into MHRVRALVRPVQSTFELGIAAEVFGTERAGVPRYYEFDVCTEKPGPVPTTAGYAMSVTRGLSALAEADTVLIPGWTPVEAPLPDAVRRALLRAHARGARLVTICSGVFALARTGLLDGRAATTHWARAARLQEEFPEVRVEPDVLYVDHGDVATSAGAGAGIDLCLHLVRRDHGAAHAALVARHMVMPPHRDGGQAQFVPSPPPDDELDGLLEWAGARLGTSLSVGELAAHVNVSPRTLARRFADRLGTTPGAWLLARRVTEARTLLEETGLPVEAIAARVGLTSAVNLRRRFRDQVGTTPGAYRRAFRGPVSP; encoded by the coding sequence ATGCATCGCGTGAGGGCACTGGTGCGGCCGGTGCAGTCGACGTTCGAACTCGGTATCGCCGCCGAGGTCTTCGGCACGGAACGGGCCGGGGTGCCGCGGTACTACGAATTCGACGTCTGCACGGAGAAACCCGGCCCGGTGCCGACCACCGCCGGGTACGCGATGTCCGTGACACGCGGCCTTTCCGCGCTGGCGGAGGCGGACACCGTGCTCATCCCGGGCTGGACTCCGGTGGAGGCACCGTTGCCGGACGCCGTGCGCCGGGCGCTTCTTCGCGCGCATGCCAGGGGCGCGCGGCTCGTCACGATCTGTTCCGGCGTTTTCGCGCTGGCCCGCACCGGGTTGCTGGACGGCAGGGCGGCGACCACGCACTGGGCGCGCGCCGCCCGGCTGCAGGAGGAGTTCCCCGAGGTGCGCGTGGAACCGGACGTGCTCTACGTGGACCACGGCGACGTCGCCACGAGCGCCGGGGCGGGCGCGGGGATCGACCTCTGCCTGCACCTCGTCCGGCGAGACCACGGGGCCGCGCACGCCGCGCTCGTCGCACGGCACATGGTGATGCCGCCGCATCGGGACGGCGGTCAGGCGCAGTTCGTCCCGTCCCCGCCGCCCGACGACGAGCTGGACGGCCTCCTCGAGTGGGCGGGCGCGCGTCTCGGGACATCGTTGTCGGTGGGCGAGCTGGCCGCGCACGTCAATGTCTCGCCCCGCACCCTGGCCCGCCGGTTCGCCGATCGGCTCGGCACCACGCCGGGCGCCTGGCTGCTGGCGCGCAGGGTGACCGAGGCGCGCACCCTGCTGGAGGAGACCGGACTTCCGGTGGAGGCGATCGCGGCCCGCGTCGGCCTGACGTCGGCCGTCAACCTCCGCCGCCGTTTCCGCGACCAGGTCGGTACGACACCGGGCGCGTACCGGCGCGCGTTCCGGGGCCCGGTTTCGCCTTGA
- a CDS encoding ClpP family protease, translating into MTDHEKQPLFDQRLRERFFSQRVLVLDGPLDDDNGTVLTTQLLSLASEDPRKDIALWIHSPGGSVPSMLAIRDVMRLVPCDVATLALGLACSAGQFLLSAGTPGKRFALPHARILMHQGSAGIGGSAVEVEVQADDLRYTRDTVLGLIAEDTGQPIDRIFADSLHDRWFTTGQAREYGFIDHVVESLDQVVPVRTHRLGLGSERGAGA; encoded by the coding sequence ATGACCGACCACGAGAAGCAACCACTCTTCGACCAACGACTCCGGGAACGGTTCTTCAGCCAGCGTGTCCTGGTCCTCGACGGCCCGCTCGACGACGACAACGGGACGGTGCTCACCACCCAGCTGCTGTCGCTGGCGAGCGAGGATCCCCGCAAGGACATCGCGTTGTGGATCCACTCGCCGGGTGGCTCGGTCCCTTCGATGCTGGCCATCCGCGACGTCATGCGCCTCGTGCCGTGCGATGTCGCCACCCTCGCGCTGGGCCTGGCGTGCAGCGCGGGGCAGTTCCTGCTCTCCGCGGGCACCCCGGGCAAACGGTTCGCCCTGCCGCACGCGCGGATCCTGATGCACCAGGGTTCGGCGGGCATCGGCGGCTCGGCCGTCGAAGTGGAGGTGCAGGCGGACGATCTGCGCTACACGCGCGACACCGTGCTCGGCCTCATCGCCGAAGACACCGGGCAGCCCATCGACCGGATCTTCGCCGATTCCCTGCACGACCGCTGGTTCACCACCGGGCAGGCCCGCGAATACGGCTTCATCGACCACGTCGTCGAGAGCCTCGACCAGGTCGTTCCCGTGCGCACCCACAGACTCGGCCTCGGCTCGGAAAGGGGTGCCGGCGCATGA
- a CDS encoding helix-turn-helix domain-containing protein, with product MADILPFHPKRASTADSEPEPLWRDVLGRSLRAAREEQGGRLIDVAERAGISPQYLSEIERGRKEPSSEMIAAVTGALGIDLADLLFGIAGTVRRGGGTGLAVGRRPSGPVLMAA from the coding sequence ATGGCGGACATCCTCCCTTTCCACCCGAAGCGCGCCTCCACCGCGGACAGCGAGCCGGAACCGCTGTGGCGTGACGTGCTGGGCCGGAGCCTGCGCGCGGCGAGGGAAGAACAGGGCGGCCGTCTCATCGACGTCGCGGAACGCGCCGGCATCTCGCCGCAGTACCTCTCGGAGATCGAGCGCGGCCGCAAAGAGCCTTCCAGCGAAATGATCGCCGCGGTCACCGGCGCGCTCGGGATCGACCTGGCGGATCTCCTCTTCGGTATCGCGGGCACGGTCCGGCGGGGCGGCGGCACGGGCCTCGCGGTCGGCCGCCGTCCGTCGGGACCCGTGCTGATGGCCGCCTAG
- a CDS encoding ClpP family protease: MSTYTIPNVISRSPAGERIMDVYSHLLSERIIYLGTAIDSGVANALITQLLYLEADNPEQEINLYINTEGGDPSAMLALYDTMRFIKAPVATTCVGQAVAAGAILLAAGEAGHRFVLPHTRVVLHQPAAQGRGTIPDLILQADEVVRVRTQLEEILSAHTGRAVSDLRHDTDRDRVFDAAGAVAYGLADQVLDSRA; the protein is encoded by the coding sequence ATGAGCACCTACACCATCCCCAACGTCATCTCCCGCAGTCCCGCGGGCGAGCGGATCATGGACGTCTACTCGCATCTGCTGTCCGAGCGGATCATCTACCTCGGGACCGCGATCGACTCCGGCGTGGCGAACGCGCTGATCACGCAGCTGCTCTACCTGGAGGCGGACAACCCCGAGCAGGAGATCAACCTCTACATCAACACCGAGGGCGGCGATCCGTCGGCGATGCTCGCGTTGTACGACACCATGCGCTTCATCAAGGCGCCGGTGGCGACGACCTGCGTCGGGCAGGCCGTGGCCGCGGGCGCCATCCTGCTGGCCGCGGGCGAGGCCGGGCACCGGTTCGTGCTGCCCCACACCCGCGTGGTGCTGCACCAGCCGGCCGCGCAGGGTCGCGGCACCATCCCGGACCTCATCCTCCAGGCCGACGAGGTCGTGCGCGTGCGGACGCAGCTGGAGGAGATCCTTTCCGCGCACACCGGCCGCGCCGTCTCGGATCTCCGGCACGACACCGACCGGGACCGCGTGTTCGACGCGGCGGGCGCCGTCGCCTACGGGCTCGCGGACCAGGTCCTCGACAGCCGGGCCTGA
- a CDS encoding cupin domain-containing protein has product MHPEILAQEGYTSVSVKESPVRELFPGIRIRPLWTGANGAQANVLEMDPGTSWPRRDVHEPGPEEVYVVSGTFNDGARDYPAGTFLHAPAGSWHVPASATGCTLFVFYPEG; this is encoded by the coding sequence ATGCACCCCGAAATCCTCGCCCAAGAGGGCTACACTTCCGTCTCCGTCAAGGAATCCCCCGTCCGCGAGCTCTTCCCCGGAATCCGTATTCGTCCTTTGTGGACAGGCGCGAACGGGGCGCAGGCCAACGTGCTGGAAATGGACCCCGGCACCTCGTGGCCGCGTCGCGACGTCCACGAACCGGGACCCGAGGAGGTCTACGTCGTCTCCGGCACGTTCAACGACGGCGCGCGCGACTATCCGGCGGGAACCTTCCTGCACGCTCCGGCCGGTTCGTGGCACGTGCCCGCGTCGGCGACGGGATGCACGCTCTTCGTCTTCTATCCCGAGGGGTGA
- a CDS encoding serine/threonine-protein kinase — protein MTAVSRTIAERYTLLEKLGGDGAAVLWRGEDGTDGRQVAIKELVLPPLDEAARAVVVERLQREAGVAVDHPSVVPVLDVVVTDGVPYLVMDLVEARTLEDVASSGPLPPRFVADIGRQALGALAAAHTAGVVHGDVRPANILVCPDGTVKLTGFGIAGALDPSGSPAFLAPERIAGHEGTPHSDLWSLGVTLLSASEGVNPFHRVNIAATLYAVVNEQPPFHRTHGPLADVIRGLVAKAPQARMLPDHALPLLAQAASGVENPAPRPPSPGIAMPSVFAVLAGVAGMVLGFALLTNAMLMHQAYYFFEFSELSIMVGDFSLVLAGVAAVAGGASLLARVRAGQIMLSVSALLTLISTCLLTFVGDDRIHLGLPVQPGFTVDLLILVFAVVLTIAVWFVPVRRSTVDRPAVG, from the coding sequence GTGACGGCAGTTTCACGAACGATCGCCGAGCGCTACACCCTGCTCGAGAAGCTGGGCGGCGACGGGGCGGCCGTGCTGTGGCGTGGGGAAGACGGCACCGACGGCCGTCAGGTCGCGATCAAGGAACTGGTTCTTCCCCCACTGGACGAGGCCGCCCGCGCGGTCGTCGTGGAACGGCTTCAGCGTGAGGCCGGTGTCGCGGTGGATCACCCGTCGGTGGTGCCCGTGCTCGACGTCGTCGTGACGGACGGGGTGCCGTACCTCGTGATGGACCTCGTCGAAGCGCGGACTCTGGAAGACGTGGCGTCCTCCGGCCCGCTGCCGCCGCGATTCGTCGCCGACATCGGCAGGCAGGCGCTCGGCGCGCTCGCCGCCGCGCATACGGCGGGCGTCGTGCACGGCGACGTCCGGCCCGCGAACATCCTGGTGTGCCCCGACGGCACGGTGAAGCTGACCGGCTTCGGGATCGCCGGCGCCCTCGACCCGTCCGGTTCACCCGCCTTCCTCGCCCCCGAACGGATCGCGGGCCACGAAGGCACTCCCCACTCGGATCTCTGGTCGCTCGGCGTGACGCTGCTCAGCGCGAGCGAAGGCGTGAATCCTTTCCACCGGGTGAACATCGCGGCCACGCTGTACGCCGTCGTCAACGAACAGCCGCCGTTCCACCGGACGCACGGGCCGCTGGCGGACGTCATCCGCGGGCTGGTGGCGAAAGCGCCGCAAGCGCGCATGCTGCCGGACCACGCGCTCCCGCTCCTGGCACAAGCCGCGAGCGGTGTCGAAAACCCCGCGCCGCGTCCGCCTTCCCCCGGAATCGCCATGCCTTCGGTGTTCGCGGTCCTGGCGGGGGTGGCGGGCATGGTGCTCGGCTTCGCCCTGCTCACGAACGCGATGCTGATGCACCAGGCGTACTACTTCTTCGAGTTCTCGGAGCTGTCGATCATGGTGGGAGACTTCAGCCTGGTCCTTGCCGGAGTGGCCGCGGTGGCAGGTGGCGCGAGCCTGCTCGCCAGGGTCCGGGCGGGGCAGATCATGCTCAGTGTCTCCGCGCTGCTGACGCTGATCTCGACCTGTCTGCTGACCTTCGTCGGCGACGATCGGATCCACCTCGGCCTTCCGGTCCAGCCCGGTTTCACCGTCGATCTCCTCATCCTCGTCTTCGCCGTCGTCCTGACGATCGCCGTATGGTTCGTGCCGGTCCGGCGATCCACAGTGGACCGCCCTGCTGTGGGCTGA